From Asterias rubens chromosome 3, eAstRub1.3, whole genome shotgun sequence, the proteins below share one genomic window:
- the LOC117287764 gene encoding tetratricopeptide repeat protein 21B-like isoform X3, with translation MALMYSHKRCKTVDREAVQELDTRLKEERKHAGEKGLYFAAMFLWHTGRHDKAREYVDRMLKLSQGAKEGQVLRGWIDLTCGRDTFVKKSGKYFEDALSGASKNVEALIGKSRYFTLRHNYSGALDLINQAVVSYPGFMPALIEKMRLLMALQDWEQTVETAQRALSQQSSCIEAVRMEILYLLCREGNYEEAVQRLGELIQLLDRFEPKNAYIFWHLSLVYCRVCGRNQQVLQQTSSMVERAVSLEAKNAEFKTEVGYELLLQNKPRDAMKYYRSAMKQDETSVTALTGIIKCQLLEDHLDDAEQQLEFLSEIQESIGKSADILFLRAVLARKRGKTTEEVVTLLNEASTTHFGALKGIPLGIDYYSQMNPDFVLELVKEYLNFAPTEPQAAGQPVSPILSRCTSILEPITKAMPGLLEALYLLSRVRFLSGQTESAQSSLQHCLDKNPQFADAHLLMAQIHLDAGNYKQSSQSLEMGLSYNFEVREMPMYHMIKAKAQRKLNQLDDCVKTLQSAMQLPGVKHRVASASKRAGKVRPISTSDRVSVYLELADAYRLTDAQHEAAKVMQDAINEFSGTPEEVRITIANSDLALARGDTEQALSMLRNVGSDQSYFVSARVKMADIYLNHRKDKRLYAGCYRELVEKRPSPETSLLLGDAYMNIQEPEKAIEIYESALKKNPRDSALASKIGSALIKTHQYSKAINYYEAALKTGGQSFLRHDLANLLLKLRHFEKAEKVLKTALDHESANDLSTMIDDCKLLVMLAKVHRHANKMEDAMLALTKARDMQARVLKRVQVEQPDAVPAQKDLATSICSQIAEHHSTQRDYEKAIKLYKEALIYSEHDGKAMLELARLYMARDEVDACQHQLVQLLQGDREDDNATVMMADLMFRKGEYDQATFHFEQLLQRSPDHYKALSRLVDLLRRAGKLEDVPEFLDQAEKASSRAIMDPGFNYCKGLYEWYIGNPNVALKHFNMARKDSDWGRLAVRNMIDICINPDNDTLGGETFETVITDAASATEKADSEQVAVRTAEKLIKEMKPVAGSEDHKTMENYVLISSKSKANIEKALSSFMEMASSERENVPALLGVATAYMMLKQTPRARNQLKRIAKMNWNPVDAEEFEKSWLLLADIYINSGKYDMATELLRKCLQHNQSCCKAYEYLGFIMEKEQSYHDAALNYEKSWKYGNQANPSIGYKLAFNYLKAKRFVDAIDISHKVLASHPNYPRMRKDILDKARSSIRV, from the exons ATGGCTCTTATGTACTCCCATAAGAGATGCAAGACTGTGG ATAGAGAAGCAGTTCAGGAGTTGGATACCAGACTGAAAGAAGAACGCAAACATGCCGGAGAGAAG ggTCTATATTTTGCAGCGATGTTTCTGTGGCATACAGGTCGACATGATAAAGCTAGAGAATATGTTGACAGAATGTTGAAGCTATCACAGGGTGCTAAAGAG GGCCAGGTCCTGAGAGGATGGATTGATTTGACATGCGGCAGGGACACGTTCGTCAAGAAGTCTGGAAAATACTTTGAAGATGCTCTTAG CGGTGCATCTAAGAATGTTGAGGCATTGATTGGTAAATCTCGTTACTTCACTCTGAGACACAATTATAGCGGAGCTCTTGATCTGATCAATCAAGCTGTGGTATCGTACCCTGGATTCATGCCAGCACTGATTGAGAAAATGAGACTACTCATGGCTCTACAGGATTGGGAACAGACTGTTGAGACAGCACAGAG AGCATTGAGTCAGCAATCCAGTTGTATTGAAGCAGTGAGAATGGAGATTCTGTATCTCCTCTGTAGGGAAGGCAACTATGAAGAG GCCGTACAAAGACTAGGAGAATTGATTCAACTACTGGATCGATTTGAGCCAAAGAACGCCTACATCTTTTGGCATCTATCTTTGGTGTATTGTAGAGTG tgtGGTCGCAACCAGCAGGTTCTTCAGCAAACGTCCTCCATGGTTGAGAGAGCCGTTTCTTTAGAAGCTAAGAATGCAGAGTTTAAGACAGAAGTAGGATATGAACTTCTTCTCCAGAACAAACCCCGAGATGCTATGAAGTATTATCGGAGTGCTATGAAGCAAGATGAAACCAGTGTGACTGCCCTCACAG GAATCATTAAGTGTCAGCTTCTTGAGGACCATCTTGATGATGCAGAACAACAATTGGAATTCCTTAGTGAGATTCAAGAATCCATTGGAAAATCAGCA GATATTCTGTTTCTGCGAGCTGTCCTGGCTCGTAAACGTGGTAAGACTACAGAGGAAGTAGTGACATTACTGAATGAAGCAAGCACAACACACTTTGGAGCTTTGAAAGGAATCCCACTAGGAATTGATTATTATTCTCAGATGAATCCAGACTTTGTTCTAGAGTTGGTCAAGGAATATCTCAACTTTGCTCCTACTGAG CCTCAAGCCGCTGGTCAGCCGGTCAGTCCAATCCTAAGCAGATGTACCTCCATCTTGGAGCCAATAACTAAAGCCATGCCAGGATTATTAGAAGCTTTATATCTCCTGAGTCGAGTTCGATTTTTATCGGGACAGACGGAGTCAGCTCAGAGTAGTCTGCAACATTGCTTGGATAAAAACCCACAGTTTGCTGATGCACATCTACTTATGGCACAG ATTCATCTAGATGCAGGGAACTACAAACAATCTTCACAGTCTCTGGAAATGGGTCTCAGCTACAACTTTGAG GTGCGTGAGATGCCCATGTATCACATGATCAAAGCTAAAGCTCAGCGTAAACTCAATCAACTAGATGATTGCGTTAAGACTCTACAGAGCGCTATGCAGTTACCTGGAGTCAAACATAGGGTAGCCTCAGCATCTAAGAGGGCTGGTAAGGTACGCCCCATCTCAACCAGTGATAGAGTCTCTGTGTATTTGGAGCTGGCTGATGCCTACAGATTGACTGATGCTCAG CATGAGGCAGCTAAGGTGATGCAAGATGCAATTAATGAGTTCAGTGGTACCCCAGAGGAGGTACGCATCACTATCGCTAACTCGGACCTTGCCTTAGCAAGAGGAGATACAGAACAAGCTCTGTCAATGTTGAGAAATGTTGGGTCTGATCAAAG TTATTTTGTTTCAGCGCGGGTGAAGATGGCGGACATTTATCTAAATCATCGCAAAGATAAACGACTTTATGCTGGTTGTTACAG GGAGCTTGTTGAGAAGAGGCCTAGTCCAGAGACCTCACTGCTATTGGGCGATGCTTATATGAATATTCAAGAACCAGAAAAGGCAATTGAGATTTATGAGTCTGCGCTTAAGAAGAACCCACGTGATAGCGCCCTCGCTAGTAAGATTGGATCAGCGTTGATTAAAACCCACCAATACAGCAAG GCCATCAATTATTATGAGGCAGCCTTGAAGACTGGAGGACAGAGTTTCTTACGTCATGACTTGGCCAACCTCCTTCTGAAGTTACGCCATTTTGAGAAAGCTGAGAAAGTTTTGAAAACTGCTTTGGATCATGAGTCTG cCAATGACCTTTCTACTATGATAGATGACTGTAAACTCTTGGTAATGTTGGCCAAAGTTCATCGCCATGCCAACAAGATGGAAGATGCAATGTTAGCTCTTACTAAGGCCAGAGACATGCAAGCCAG AGTATTAAAGAGAGTTCAAGTAGAACAGCCAGATGCAGTTCCCGCTCAGAAAGATCTCGCTACAAG CATTTGTTCCCAGATAGCTGAGCATCATAGTACTCAACGAGATTATGAGAAGGCGATTAAACTCTACAAAGAAGCTTTGATTTATAGCGAGCATGACGGCAAAGCTATGTTAGAGTTAGCTCGGTTGTATATGGCTAGAGATGAGGTAGATGCTTGTCAACATCAGTTGGTTCAACTTCTACAAGGAGATAGGGAAGATGATAATGCTACTGTG aTGATGGCTGATTTGATGTTTAGAAAAGGTGAATACGACCAAGCGACATTTCATTTTGAGCAACTTCTGCAAAGATCACCAG ACCATTATAAGGCACTATCTCGCTTAGTGGATCTATTAAGACGAGCTGGCAAACTGGAAGATGTTCCTGAGTTTCTTGATCAAGCGGAGAAAGCGTCCTCCAGAGCAATCATGGATCCtggttttaattattgtaaaggACTCTATGAATG GTATATTGGAAATCCTAACGTAGCTTTGAAACATTTCAACATGGCTCGTAAAGACAGCGATTGGGGTCGTCTAGCTGTACGGAATATGATTGATATTTGTATCAATCCTGACAATGACACGCTCGGTGGAGAGACATTCGAGACTGTCATTACTGATGCTGC aagtGCAACCGAAAAAGCAGATTCTGAGCAGGTGGCAGTAAGAACAGCAGAGAAACTTATTAAG gaGATGAAACCGGTGGCTGGTTCCGAGGATCATAAAACTATGGAGAATTACGTCTTAATATCCTCCAAGTCTAAGGCCAATATTGAGAAGGCGTTGTCTTCATTCATGGAGATGGCTTCTAGTGAG AGAGAAAACGTCCCAGCGTTGTTAGGAGTGGCTACAGCTTACATGATGCTTAAACAGACACCGAGAGCTCGGAATCAACTCAAGAGAATCGCTAAGATGAACTGGAATCCAGTG GATGCGGAGGAATTTGAGAAGAGTTGGCTTCTCTTGGCAGATATTTATATCAACTCTGGCAAATATGACATGGCTACTGAATTACTGAGGAAGTGTCTTCAACATAATCAG TCGTGCTGTAAGGCGTATGAGTACCTGGGATTCATCATGGAGAAAGAACAATCATATCATGATGCTGCACTTAACTATGAGAAGTCGTGGAAGTACGGTAACCAGGCCAACCCTAGCATTG GATACAAGCTAGCCTTCAACTATTTAAAGGCTAAGCGTTTTGTAGACGCTATTGACATCAGTCACAAGGTACTAGCGAGTCATCCCAACTACCCTAGAATGCGTAAAGACATCTTGGATAAGGCTAGATCAAGCATCAGGGTATGA